One part of the Rutidosis leptorrhynchoides isolate AG116_Rl617_1_P2 chromosome 1, CSIRO_AGI_Rlap_v1, whole genome shotgun sequence genome encodes these proteins:
- the LOC139849486 gene encoding uncharacterized protein, whose amino-acid sequence MVKKISFWHDHRSGNEAFVSRFNRLFHLDVNNNDTIADKYIDGVWRWMWSRVSLGSRNDQALDDLSNAISSINVSSREDHWSCPLASDGLYTVKIVRDYVDRIILPTVTTKTGWYKFLPRKVTVFLWRFRLDSLPVRWLLSSKGIDINSIVCPVCNNGVETRDHLFFGCSLASNLWRLLRVWLNCAMPSFSSWDTFIVWIEGIQLTNVQKKKIIASVVTLLWALWRFRNGVVFNDSFCNMNSLFDFIRSLSFRWIKSMGHLVSNWNLWLATPL is encoded by the coding sequence ATGGTAAAAAAAATCAGCTTTTGGCACGATCATCGGAGTGGTAATGAAGCCTTCGTTTCTCGCTTTAATCGACTTTTTCACCTTGATGTTAACAATAATGATACCATTGCCGATAAGTATATTGATGGCGTGTGGAGATGGATGTGGTCCAGAGTGTCACTTGGTTCGCGAAATGATCAAGCACTGGATGATTTATCTAATGCGATTAGTAGTATAAATGTGTCCAGTCGTGAAGATCATTGGTCATGCCCTCTAGCTTCCGATGGTCTGTACACGGTCAAAATTGTTCGTGATTATGTGGATCGAATTATACTCCCTACTGTCACAACAAAAACTGGATGGTACAAATTCTTGCCTCGCAAAGTTACTGTTTTTCTTTGGAGATTTAGACTTGATTCGCTACCGGTTCGTTGGCTTTTATCCTCAAAAGGGATCGATATTAATTCCATTGTATGTCCCGTTTGTAACAATGGCGTCGAGACTCGTGATCATTTATTCTTTGGTTGTTCCTTGGCTTCGAATCTTTGGCGTTTATTACGGGTGTGGTTGAACTGTGCCATGCCGTCATTCTCGTCATGGGACACGTTTATTGTTTGGATTGAAGGCATCCAATTAACTAATGTTCAGAAGAAGAAAATTATTGCATCTGTGGTTACTTTATTGTGGGCGTTGTGGCGATTTCGAAACGGTGTTGTGTTTAATGATTCCTTTTGTAATATGAATAGTCTTTTTGATTTTATTAGATCGTTATCTTTTCGTTGGATTAAAAGTATGGGTCACTTAGTTTCTAATTGGAACTTATGGCTTGCTACTCCTTTGTAA